From the genome of Candidatus Rhodoluna planktonica:
TAGCGGCAAATCAGGTTGTCATTATTGCCGGCGCCACCGGCTCGGGTAAAACTACACAGTTGCCGAAAATGTGTCTCGACTTGGGCCGTAAATCGATTGCGCACACCCAGCCTCGACGTATCGCAGCGCGTTCGGTTGCCGAACGCATAGCTGAAGAGTTAGGCGTCGAGATTGGGGCGGAGGTTGGCTATCAGGTGCGGTTCACCGACAAAGTGAGCAAGAACACCCTGGTCAAAGTGATGACCGACGGCATCCTGTTGAACGCGCTGCAGAGCGACCGAAACCTGAGCAGGTACGACACCATCATCATCGACGAGGCTCACGAGCGAAGCCTCAACATCGACTTTCTTCTTGGCTATCTCAAGCAACTTTTACCCAAACGTCCCGATTTGAAAGTGATTGTTACCTCGGCAACCATCGATCCCGAATCTTTCAGTCGCCACTTTGAAAACGCTCCGATTATTGAAGTTTCGGGTCGCACCTATCCAATTGAGGTTCGCTACCGTCCAGTGCAGCGTGAGAAATCTGATGACGATGATCCCGATGAAGAAACCACAGCCGACGATTATGTCGACGGCATTGTTGAAGCGTTGCTCGAACTTGAAGCTGAAGCCAACGGTGACGTGCTGGTCTTTTTGTCCGGTGAATCTGAAATCAAGGATGCGCAAGACGCCATTGAAGGAAGCGTTGTCGGCGGGGTGCTGCAAAAAGGCATCGAGGTGTTGCCGCTGTACGGCCGATTGAGTTCAGCAGAGCAGCATCGCGTTTTTGAGAGAAGCAAGGTTGCCGGGTTAAAGCGGCGAGTGATTTTGGCAACCAACGTAGCCGAAACCAGTTTGACTATCCCAAACATCAAATACGTAATCGATGCGGGAACAGCTCGAATTTCGCGCTACAGCCCGAGGGCAAAAGTTCAACGACTGCCTATCGAGGCGATCTCGCAGGCCAGCGCGAATCAGCGAGCTGGACGAGCCGGGCGAACAAGTCCGGGTGTGGTCATCCGTCTCTACTCTGAAGAAGATTTCAACGCTCGACCAGAATATACCGACCCGGAAATTCTGCGCACAAATCTGGCCTCGGTGATTTTGCAGGCTGCCACTCTGGGGCTTGGCGACTTGGCTAAGTTTCCGTTCTTGCAGCCGCCAGATTCTCGCGGTGTTAAGGACGGACTCGGATTACTGAGCGAATTGGGTGCTTTATCAACGGCTAACCCTGCCGAAGTGAAACTAACTCCGCTGGGTCGCGAATTAGCCCGCTTGCCGATTGAACCGAGATTTGCTCGAATGCTGCTCGAGTCTCGTAAACACGGTCTGACTCGCGAAGTGATGGTCATCGTGGCTGGGCTGACTATTCAAGACACCCGCGAGCGGCCGGCTCTAAAGCGCGAGCGAGCCGATCTGCTGCACGCCCGCTTCGCCGACCCGAGCAGCGATTTTTTGACCCTGCTAAATCTTTGGAACTACATCGAAGATCAGCAGAAGAAGCTTTCCTCATCTGCGTTTAGGCGTCTATGCCGAAACGAATTTTTGAACTATCTTCGAGTTCGTGAGTGGCAAGACCTGGTGCGCCAGCTTCGCTCGGTGACCAAGAATCTGGGGCTCGAATACGGTGAGCCGCAGGTGAACCCCGACGGTATTCACAAGAGTTTGCTGGCTGGCCTGCTCAGCCAAATCGGTATCAAACAGGCTAATGAGAAACGCGGACCAAACGGCAAACCGATAAAAGCTCCGGCCGAATATCTGGGCTCAAATAACAAAAAGTTCTTCATTTTCCCCGGCTCCACGCTTGCCAAGAAGCCGCCCGAGGCAATCATGAGCGCCGAGCTAGTTGAGACCAGCAGATTATTCGCACGGATGAATGCCGCCATCGATCCTGCCTGGGCCGAAAAATTAGGCGGCGAATTATGTCGTCGAACTTTTAGCGAACCGCACTGGGAAAAGAGCCAGGGTGCAGTTGTTGCCTATGAGCGAGTGATGCTATTCGGGGTGCCAATTGTGGTTTCTAGGCGAATGCAGTACTCACGCATAGACCCGGCATTCTGCCGTGAGTTATTTATTCGGCACGCCTTGGTTGCCGGCGAATGGGATTCGCAGCAACAGTTTGATCGAGGCAACCGAGCTTTGCTAAAGCAACTTGAAGCCGCCGCGGCCAGAGCACGCAAGCCTGCGCTTGCCCCCAGTGAAGAAGATGTTTATCGCTTTTACGAAGCCCGAATACCCGCTGAAGTTTTTTCCACCCGAAACTTTGAGGGTTGGTGGCGCAAAGCCAAACACCAAACGCCTGATTTGCTAACCATGACCAAAGCCGACTTGCTCGGCGAGGAAACCTCTGACCTAGACAATCTGGATTTGCCGGCCCAGTGGGTTCATTCCGGACAAAATTTGAGGTTGCAGTACCGGTTTGAGCCCGGTGCCGTTGATGACGGAGTAACCGTGGCAATTCCGCTGCCACTGTTGGCTAATCTCAATTCAGACAGCTTCGACTGGTTAGTGCCCTCGATGCGTCCAGAGTTAGTGACCGAATTAATTCGCAGTCTGCCAAAACCAATTCGGAAAAATGTTGTTCCAGCCAATGAATGGGCCAAGAAAGTTCTGCAAATTTTGCCGGCTGAGCCCAACGGTAATTTACTTACCGAATTGGCGAGAATCTTGCAGCAGCTCAGCGGTGTTCGGGTAACCGCAAACGATTTCGATGTCACGCGGCTAACGTCTGCGCAGCGTATGACCTATCGGGTAATCGATGAGAAAGGTCGCACGCTCGGGCTTTCCACCGACTTGCATTTGTTGCAACAGAAACTGGCTGATCGATCGCGCGTCGCTGTCGCGGAAGTAGCCAGCGACCAAAAATCTCCGATTGAGCGCGAAAATCTGAGCACCTGGGATTTTGATGAGCTTCCGAAAACCATCGAGGTAAACCACGGGCTCAATGCAGTCCGCGCTTTTCCGGCCCTGGTCGAAAACTCGGACGGCACAGTCGACATCCGCTTATTTGCCACCCAAGATCAGCAAATGCAGCACCACCCTCGCGGTGTGGTGCGCTTACTGACCATGGCTAACCCTTCGGTTGCGAAATATGTTGAAGAGCACCTGGCCGCCAACGAAAAATTGGCACTGCTGACCCTGCCTTATTCGACTATTTCGGCCTTGCTGGACGATGCCGCCAAGGCTATCGCCGAAGCCGAACTTCACCAGTTTGTGGCTGATGGACTGCTTTTCAACCGAACTGATTTTGAAACCGTGCTGCTCAATTTCCGAACTGTGGTCGTCGATCGCAGCTTTGAAATCGCGGCACTCGCGGTCAAAATTGCCAACGCTGCCCGAGAGGCTAACAAGGTGATTTCAGAAACCAAGGCCATCGATTTTTTAAACGAACTAACCGCAGAGAAACAGCACATTCAAGACTTGCTCATCCCAGGTTTCATCGGCCAAGCCGGAGAAAAAAGGCTTGCGCGTATTTTGGTTTACCTGCAGGCGATAAAGCACCGAATTACAAAACTTTCAGAAAACCCGATGCGTGACAGAACCGCCGCAGCCGAATTCAATCATGCCCTGAGTCTCTTTGAATTTGCCGGGGGATCAATACCGCTTCCGGAAAACGCTACAGAAAAACATCGTCAAGCGAGATGGTTGCTTGAAGAACTGCGCGTAAGTCTTTTTGCCCAGGTTTTAGGGGCGGCTGAAAAAGTTTCGGTTGAGCGAATCAAAAAAGTTTTGAGTTAAATTCTGGATTATTTCGACCCGAATGACGGTTGAAATCAAAAGAGCCCTGTCGGGTTGATTTATCTAAGGAGTTTCAAATGGAAAGCACTGGCTCATGCCCAGTTGTGCACGGAGCACAAACTTCAACCGGAAAATCGAACATGGATTGGTGGCCAAACGCCCTAAACCTCGACATCTTGCATCAGCATGACACCAAGACCAACCCACTTGGTCAGAGTTTCAACTACCGCGAAGAAGTAAAGAAGCTCGATGTTGCAGCTCTGAAAAAAGATCTTGAAAACCTTATGACCGACAGTCAATCTTGGTGGCCAGCAGACTGGGGTCACTACGGCGGTCTAATGATTCGCATGGCTTGGCATTCAGCCGGAACCTACCGCACCGCAGACGGCCGCGGTGGAGCAGCAACCGGTAACCAGCGTTTCGCGCCACTCAACTCTTGGCCAGATAACGTCAACCTGGATAAGGCCCGTCGTCTGCTATGGCCGATCAAAAAGAAGTATGGCAACAAGCTCAGCTGGGCCGACCTAATGATTCTGGCCGGCAACGTGGCCTACGAATCTATGGGTCTAAAGACTTTCGGTTTCGCCTTTGGTCGCGAAGACATTTGGCACCCAGAAAAAGACATTTACTGGGGTAGTGAGGCAGAGTTCTTGGCTCCTTCAGAAAACCGCTACGAGAACATAAACGACCCATCAACCCTAGAGAACCCGCTGGCAGCAACCCACATGGGTTTGATTTATGTAAACCCAGAGGGTGTCAACGGTCAGCCAGATCCACTCAAAACCGCAGCTATGATTCGCGAGACCTTCGGTCGTATGGCCATGAACGACGAAGAGACAGTTGCTCTTGCAGCCGGTGGTCACACCGTAGGTAAAGCGCACGGTAATGGCGACGCTGGAAACCTAGGACCAAACCCTGAAGCAGCCGATATTCACGAGGGTGGCCTTGGCTGGATGAACCACAAAACCCGCGGTGTCGGCCGCGACACCGTATCGAGCGGTATCGAGGGTGCTTGGACAACCAACCCAACCAAGTGGGACAACGGTTACTTCTACCTACTGTTCAATTACGACTGGCAGTTGGTCAAGTCGCCAGCTGGCGCCTGGCAGTACGAGCCGGTAAATATCAAAGAAGAAGACAAGCCTGTTGACGTTGAAGATCCATCGATTCGCTTGATGCCGATGATGACCGACGCTGATATGGCCATGATCAAAGACCCGATCTACCGCGAAATCTCCGAGCGTTTCTACAACGACCAGAACTACTTCTCCGAGGTTTTTGCACGGGCTTGGTTCAAGCTAACCCACCGCGACCTAGGTCCGAAGACTCGCTATATTGGCCCAGAGGTTCCTGCTGAAGACCTAATTTGGCAGGACCCAATTCCAGCCGGTACCAGCAACTACGATGTGGCAGCTGTCAAGGCCAAGATTTCGGCATCTGGTCTATCAGTTGCCGACCTAGTGGCCACCGCATGGGATAGCGCCCGCACCTTCCGCTCATCAGACCTTCGTGGTGGCGCAAACGGTGCCCGAATCCGTCTAGAGCCACAGCGCAACTGGGAAGGAAATGAGCCTGAGCGCCTAAACAAGGTTCTGGCAGTGCTAGAGCCAATTGCTGCAGAATCAGGTGCCAGCCTTGCCGACATTATCGTCTTGGCTGGAAACGTGGGTGTTGAAAAGGCTGCTGCCGCAGCAGGTCTTTCAATAACTGTGCCGTTTGCACCGGGTCGCGGCGACGCTACTCAAGAGCAGACCGATGTCGAGTCATTTGCTGTGCTTGAACCAATTCACGATGCATTCAGAAACTGGATGAAAAAAGAATATGAGGTAAGCCCAGAAGAGCTAATGCTCGACCGCGCTCACCTAATGGGACTAACTGCACCGGAAATGACTGTCTTGCTGGGTGGTCTTCGTGTGATTGGCGCAAACTATGCCGGTTCGAAGAACGGTGTTCTGACTGACCGCGAAGGTGCCTTGACCAACGATTTCTTTGTGAACCTAACCGACATGACTTACGTTTGGGAGCCAGCTGGGTTCAACCAGTACAACTTGCGCAACCGCAACAACGGACAGGTCAAGTTCACAGCCACCCGCGCCGACCTAGTGTTTGGTTCAAATTCGATTCTGCGTTCATACGTAGAGGTTTACGCTCAAGACGACAATCAGCAGAAATTTGTTGAAGACTTCGTTGCCGCATGGACCAAGGTGATGAATGCCGATCGCTTCGATTTGAAGGCCTAGTACTTCAAATCATTAGCTAATTGGTTAGTTAGCAAAGAAAGGGTGGGGCCGAAAAGCCCCACCCTTTTTGCTGTCTGGGCCGGTGAATTTTTGCTCGGCTAAGCAACTGCTCGCTTGATTAGCTCAGCAACCTGAGCTTCAATTTCTTTGTTCCAGTCCAGAATTGCAAAAGAAGTCGGCCAGAGATTTCCGTCATCCAACTTCGCGGAATCGTTAAAGCCCAAGGTTGAGTATCGTACTTTGAATTTTCCGGCATCCTGGAAAAACACAACAGATTTGCCATCCAGGTTGTAGGCGGGCATGCCGTACCAGGTTTTCGCCTGCAGTTGTGGAGCAATTTTCTTCACCAGTGCGTGCAAACCTTCGCCAATTTTGCGATCTGCCGCAGCCATAGCCGAAATTTTTGCCAGAACCTCGGCTTCTAATTCTTCGGCTGACATTTTTTTGCTGGCCCGTCGTCGTTCGGCGGCTGCCTCTTTCATGGCCTGTCGTTCTTCAGCGGTAAATGTCTCTTCAGCTTTGGTTTTTTTCTCGGCCACAGTCGCTCTCTTTTTCTATCTGGGGGTAGGCGTGCTGCCCTATGGTTAGAACTAGATTAGAGGCATTTCAGCTAGGGGATTCTAGGTGTTCAGAAGATTTTTGGCGGTTGCAGTAAGCGCTGTGGTTGCTCTCTCGCTTTCGGGTTGCCTAGCGCCCAGCGAACCTCTGGTCGACAAAATTTTCGGCTCTCAACTTTCGCCCTTGAGGATTGCCACCGACAAGGTTCAGCCGAATTGCGCAGCCAGCCCTTTTGGCTGCTCAAACCCGCTCTACGACATCCCGTTTTATTCGGATTCAAGCGCTAAACCGGCCGATGTTTGTCGAAGCGTAATCGAACTGCAGCGCGAAATTGGCATGGTTGCCTACTCGGTTGAAGGAGCTGCCGCTGGAATTGCGCCCGCGGAAAATCAGCCGCTAATCGATTTTTGTGTTGCGGGCTTCGAGCCTGGCATAAAACT
Proteins encoded in this window:
- the katG gene encoding catalase/peroxidase HPI, translated to MESTGSCPVVHGAQTSTGKSNMDWWPNALNLDILHQHDTKTNPLGQSFNYREEVKKLDVAALKKDLENLMTDSQSWWPADWGHYGGLMIRMAWHSAGTYRTADGRGGAATGNQRFAPLNSWPDNVNLDKARRLLWPIKKKYGNKLSWADLMILAGNVAYESMGLKTFGFAFGREDIWHPEKDIYWGSEAEFLAPSENRYENINDPSTLENPLAATHMGLIYVNPEGVNGQPDPLKTAAMIRETFGRMAMNDEETVALAAGGHTVGKAHGNGDAGNLGPNPEAADIHEGGLGWMNHKTRGVGRDTVSSGIEGAWTTNPTKWDNGYFYLLFNYDWQLVKSPAGAWQYEPVNIKEEDKPVDVEDPSIRLMPMMTDADMAMIKDPIYREISERFYNDQNYFSEVFARAWFKLTHRDLGPKTRYIGPEVPAEDLIWQDPIPAGTSNYDVAAVKAKISASGLSVADLVATAWDSARTFRSSDLRGGANGARIRLEPQRNWEGNEPERLNKVLAVLEPIAAESGASLADIIVLAGNVGVEKAAAAAGLSITVPFAPGRGDATQEQTDVESFAVLEPIHDAFRNWMKKEYEVSPEELMLDRAHLMGLTAPEMTVLLGGLRVIGANYAGSKNGVLTDREGALTNDFFVNLTDMTYVWEPAGFNQYNLRNRNNGQVKFTATRADLVFGSNSILRSYVEVYAQDDNQQKFVEDFVAAWTKVMNADRFDLKA
- a CDS encoding iron chaperone: MAEKKTKAEETFTAEERQAMKEAAAERRRASKKMSAEELEAEVLAKISAMAAADRKIGEGLHALVKKIAPQLQAKTWYGMPAYNLDGKSVVFFQDAGKFKVRYSTLGFNDSAKLDDGNLWPTSFAILDWNKEIEAQVAELIKRAVA
- the hrpA gene encoding ATP-dependent RNA helicase HrpA, with product MRPLNISYPQNLPVSERREEILATIAANQVVIIAGATGSGKTTQLPKMCLDLGRKSIAHTQPRRIAARSVAERIAEELGVEIGAEVGYQVRFTDKVSKNTLVKVMTDGILLNALQSDRNLSRYDTIIIDEAHERSLNIDFLLGYLKQLLPKRPDLKVIVTSATIDPESFSRHFENAPIIEVSGRTYPIEVRYRPVQREKSDDDDPDEETTADDYVDGIVEALLELEAEANGDVLVFLSGESEIKDAQDAIEGSVVGGVLQKGIEVLPLYGRLSSAEQHRVFERSKVAGLKRRVILATNVAETSLTIPNIKYVIDAGTARISRYSPRAKVQRLPIEAISQASANQRAGRAGRTSPGVVIRLYSEEDFNARPEYTDPEILRTNLASVILQAATLGLGDLAKFPFLQPPDSRGVKDGLGLLSELGALSTANPAEVKLTPLGRELARLPIEPRFARMLLESRKHGLTREVMVIVAGLTIQDTRERPALKRERADLLHARFADPSSDFLTLLNLWNYIEDQQKKLSSSAFRRLCRNEFLNYLRVREWQDLVRQLRSVTKNLGLEYGEPQVNPDGIHKSLLAGLLSQIGIKQANEKRGPNGKPIKAPAEYLGSNNKKFFIFPGSTLAKKPPEAIMSAELVETSRLFARMNAAIDPAWAEKLGGELCRRTFSEPHWEKSQGAVVAYERVMLFGVPIVVSRRMQYSRIDPAFCRELFIRHALVAGEWDSQQQFDRGNRALLKQLEAAAARARKPALAPSEEDVYRFYEARIPAEVFSTRNFEGWWRKAKHQTPDLLTMTKADLLGEETSDLDNLDLPAQWVHSGQNLRLQYRFEPGAVDDGVTVAIPLPLLANLNSDSFDWLVPSMRPELVTELIRSLPKPIRKNVVPANEWAKKVLQILPAEPNGNLLTELARILQQLSGVRVTANDFDVTRLTSAQRMTYRVIDEKGRTLGLSTDLHLLQQKLADRSRVAVAEVASDQKSPIERENLSTWDFDELPKTIEVNHGLNAVRAFPALVENSDGTVDIRLFATQDQQMQHHPRGVVRLLTMANPSVAKYVEEHLAANEKLALLTLPYSTISALLDDAAKAIAEAELHQFVADGLLFNRTDFETVLLNFRTVVVDRSFEIAALAVKIANAAREANKVISETKAIDFLNELTAEKQHIQDLLIPGFIGQAGEKRLARILVYLQAIKHRITKLSENPMRDRTAAAEFNHALSLFEFAGGSIPLPENATEKHRQARWLLEELRVSLFAQVLGAAEKVSVERIKKVLS